From Tiliqua scincoides isolate rTilSci1 chromosome 2, rTilSci1.hap2, whole genome shotgun sequence, the proteins below share one genomic window:
- the LOC136640738 gene encoding oxidoreductase HTATIP2-like: MVLGCRSFFKLTWRLGVGSRLYRAVLPLADKMAAANLDELPKLRECFQEKNSTCFILGASGETGKQLLAEILRQQLFSRVTLIGRRKLNLEGQLYMNVTQEVVDFEKLDESAAAFKGHDVGFCCLGTTRAKAGADGFVRIDRDYVEHSAQLAKAGGCRHFILQSSKGADSSSRYLYLRVKGEAEARVQAVGFTRCSIFRPGVLLCDRQESRPSEWMIRKVFGVIAYAFPTAYSVPTVTVARAMVNNVVMPGNEGQKVEILENAAIHALGQIK, translated from the exons ATGGTGCTTGGCTGCAG GTCTTTTTTCAAGCTAACGTGGAGACTTGGGGTGGGCAGCAGGCTATATAGAGCAGTACTACCTCTTGCtgacaaaatggctgccgcaaaCCTGGATGAACTGCCGAAACTCCGGGAATGTTTCCAGGAGAAGAATTCAACCTGTTTCATCTTGGGCGCTTCAGGAGAGACTGGGAAGCAACTGCTGGCTGAGATCCTGCGGCAGCAACTGTTCTCCAGGGTGACGCTCATTGGCCGCCGGAAGCTGAATCTGGAAGGACAGCTTTACATGAATGTG ACCCAAGAAGTTGTCGACTTTGAGAAACTGGATGAATCTGCTGCTGCCTTCAAAGGCCACGATGTGGGGTTTTGCTGCCTGGGGACAACCAGGGCCAAAGCTGGAGCG GATGGATTTGTGCGTATTGACCGTGACTATGTTGAACATTCAGCCCAGCTAGCCAAAGCGGGTGGCTGTCGCCACTTTATCCTACAGTCGTCGAAGGGTGCAGATAGCTCAAGCCGCTACTTATACCTCCGTGTTAAG GGTGAAGCAGAGGCCAGAGTCCAAGCAGTTGGGTTCACCCGTTGCTCCATATTTAGACCAGG GGTGCTGCTCTGTGATCGTCAGGAGTCTCGGCCTTCTGAGTGGATGATCAGGAAAGTCTTTGGAGTGATAGCCTATGCTTTCCCTACAGCTTATTCTGTTCCCACAGTGACTGTGGCTCGGGCAATGGTAAACAATGTGGTGATGCCAGGAAATGAAGGCCAGAAGGTGGAGATCCTAGAAAATGCAGCCATACATGCTCTAGGGCAGATCAAATAG
- the LOC136638756 gene encoding 1-phosphatidylinositol phosphodiesterase-like gives MPNAVPSCMVMQGYQHPSGTAHVGLAVAEGQRVFTCTTKTEKQQRMEAFDNSPRPAMSLPDWMSDLPDHLSLSRLSIPGTHDSMSLLGSSKIRCQSWALEAQLAAGVRFLDIRCKLEDGHFLIYHVNTFQEADFSGVLKDTLNFLKEHPRETVLMRIKEELPIIPKAEFASRLRQYLDEEGQGHVWTKEAIPTLGQARGKVVILEEIENEVLGVPYEELNVGDAWHVLFTERKWERVKDHLNAATNGDQTVLHLTFCSGNGLFTNPEELAKYINQCCYEHLRAQAGEALRWGVVIMDFPGTGLIRTIVESNLERGSDHTTA, from the exons atgccaaatgctgtcccctcttGCATGGTGATGCAAGGCTACCAGCATCCTAGTGGAACTGCTCATGTGGGTTTGGCTGTGGCTGAGGGTCAAA GAGTGTTCACTTGCACCACGAAGACAGAAAAACAACAACGGATGGAGGCATTTGACAACAGCCCTCGGCCTGCCATGTCCCTCCCCGACTGGATGTCAGATTTACCTGACCACCTCTCCCTTTCTAGACTTTCAATCCCAGGCACCCATGACTCCATGAGCTTGCTTGGTAGCTCCAAGATCCGCTGCCAGAGCTGGGCCCTTGAGGCTCAGCTGGCAGCTGGTGTGCGATTCCTGGATATCCGTTGTAAGCTGGAAGATGGCCATTTCCTTATTTACCATGTCAACACTTTTCAGGAGGCTGATTTTTCTGGTGTCCTGAAAGACACCTTGAACTTCCTCAAGGAGCACCCCCGGGAGACGGTACTCATGAGGATCAAAGAGGAACTCCCAATTATTCCCAAGGCAGAGTTTGCCTCCCGTTTGCGACAATACTTGGACGAAGAAGGTCAAGGCCATGTTTGGACAAAGGAGGCCATTCCTACATTGGGCCAGGCGCGGGGGAAGGTTGTCATCTTGGAGGAAATAGAGAACGAAGTGTTGGGTGTGCCATATGAAGAACTGAATGTTGGTGATGCTTGGCATGTTCTCTTTACAGAGCGCAAATGGGAGCGGGTGAAGGATCACCTCAACGCAGCGACCAATGGCGACCAAACAGTCCTGCACCTTACCTTTTGCTCTGGCAATGGGCTCTTCACCAACCCCGAGGAACTAGCCAAATACATCAACCAATGCTGTTATGAGCACTTGAGGGCTCAAGCAGGAGAAGCTTTGCGCTGGGGTGTGGTGATAATGGACTTTCCTGGCACAGGACTGATCCGGACTATTGTGGAGAGCAACTTGGAAAGAGGGAGTGACCACACAACTGCTTAG
- the LOC136638757 gene encoding olfactory receptor 10Q1-like, with translation METEAWNKSMDPDFVILGFNTSESLQILFFALFLFMHIITVSGHLAIVVVTLVDSALCTPMYFFLRNLSFIEVCYTLVIVPKMLTNFLTKNLRISLTACAAQMFSFIAFGGTECFLLAVMAYDRFVAICNPLRYTVIMSRTLCMQLLGVAFISGFTISLGLTTLIFSLPFCGSHIINHFFCDIPPVLFLACSDTYANEVAVFLVCMMILLMPFLLILVSYVFIANSIIRIKCSEGRKKAFSTCAAHLIVVMLHYGCAIFIYIRPKSSYSLDRDKVVSLFYTNVTPMLYPMIYSLRNKEVKEAFKRVWERNVFFH, from the coding sequence ATGGAGACAGAAGCATGGAACAAAAGCATGGATCCTGATTTTGTTATCCTGGGTTTCAACACCAGTGAAAGTTTGCAGATTCTATTTTTTGCTTTATTCCTCTTCATGCACATCATCACCGTCTCAGGGCACTTGGCCATTGTGGTTGTAACCTTAGTTGACTCTGCCCTCTGCACGCCTATGTATTTCTTCCTGCGCAACTTATCTTTCATTGAGGTCTGCTACACTCTGGTCATTGTGCCCAAAATGTTGACCAACTTTTTGACCAAGAATCTGAGAATTTCTTTGACTGCCTGTGCTGCAcagatgttttccttcattgCCTTTGGGGGCACTGAGTGTTTTCTGTTGGCCGTAATGGCCTATGACAGGTTTGTGGCTATATGCAATCCGCTGCGCTACACTGTCATCATGAGCAGGACTCTCTGCATGCAGCTCCTGGGGGTGGCCTTTATCAGTGGTTTCACAATCTCACTAGGTCTCACCACCCTGATTTTCAGTCTGCCCTTCTGTGGCTCACACATAATcaaccacttcttctgtgatatCCCGCCTGTGTTGTTCCTGGCATGCAGTGATACATATGCCAATGAGGTGGCTGTGTTCCTCGTCTGCATGATGATATTGCTTATGCCATTCCTGTTGATTCTGGTGTCCTATGTATTCATTGCCAATTCCATCATCAGGATCAAATGCTCCGAGGGCCGGAAAAAGGCCTTTTCTACCTGTGCTGCTCACCTGATTGTGGTGATGCTACACTATGGCTGTGCTATCTTCATCTACATCCGTCCTAAGTCTAGTTACTCTCTGGATCGTGACAAGGTGGTCTCCCTGTTCTACACCAATGTCACACCCATGCTGTATCCCATGATTTACAGCCTAAGGAACAAAGAAGTCAAAGAAGCATTTAAGAGAGTATGGGAAAGGAATGTTTTTTTCCATTGA